A single window of Malus sylvestris chromosome 5, drMalSylv7.2, whole genome shotgun sequence DNA harbors:
- the LOC126624630 gene encoding peroxidase 10, whose amino-acid sequence MTHKIISCFTIALCLFLFLCPFVHMYPFSYTSQLDYNFYDRACPRLSMIVRYNIWAALKNDTRMAASLLRMHFHDCIVNGCDGSVLLDDTDEFKGEKNAPANRNSLRGFEVIDSIKADVEKFCPSTVSCADILTLAAREAVVLAGGPFWPVPLGRRDATTASVKAVNEQIPSPFEPLANITAKFTSKGLDIKDVVVLSGGHTLGFAQCFTFKRRLFNFDGLGNPDPTLDSSALSSLRRICPKKDEANSNVAPLDSTNVKFDNTYYTNLVQNTGLLESDQALVNDPNTAAMVNSYSGNPFLFNNDFAASMVKLGNVGVLTGKNGQIRKKCGSVN is encoded by the exons ATGACTCACAAAATCATCTCCTGCTTCACCATTGCTTTATGcttgttcttgtttttgtgTCCTTTTGTTCATATGTATCCCTTTTCTTATACTAGCCAGCTCGATTACAATTTCTACGACAGAGCGTGTCCTCGCTTGTCAATGATTGTCCGGTACAATATTTGGGCAGCTCTCAAGAACGACACCAGGATGGCTGCATCCCTTCTTCGGATGCACTTTCATGATTGTATTGTCAAT GGATGTGACGGATCAGTGCTTCTTGATGACACAGATGAATTCAAGGGCGAGAAGAATGCTCCAGCAAATCGCAATTCTCTTCGAGGGTTCGAAGTGATCGACAGTATAAAAGCAGATGTCGAAAAATTCTGCCCATCAACTGTTTCGTGTGCCGATATTTTGACTCTTGCAGCAAGAGAAGCTGTTGTTCTG GCAGGAGGGCCTTTTTGGCCTGTTCCATTGGGCAGAAGAGATGCAACAACAGCAAGTGTGAAGGCAGTTAATGAACAAATACCATCACCTTTTGAGCCTTTAGCGAATATCACTgccaagttcacatcaaagggTCTTGACATTAAAGATGTTGTAGTACTCtcag GTGGACATACCCTAGGGTTTGCTCAATGCTTCACCTTCAAGAGAAGGCTCTTCAACTTCGACGGCTTGGGCAACCCTGACCCAACACTTGATTCTTCGGCCCTATCAAGCTTGAGAAGAATATGTCCAAAGAAAGATGAAGCAAACAGCAATGTTGCTCCTCTTGATTCCAcaaatgtcaaatttgacaataCCTATTACACAAACCTGGTTCAAAACACAGGTCTTCTAGAATCTGATCAGGCATTGGTGAATGATCCAAATACTGCTGCAATGGTGAACTCTTACAGTGGGAACCCATTCCTTTTCAATAACGATTTTGCAGCATCAATGGTGAAGCTTGGTAATGTTGGAGTACTGACTGGGAAAAACGGGCAAATAAGGAAGAAATGCGGATCTGTGAACTAA